One Endozoicomonas gorgoniicola DNA window includes the following coding sequences:
- a CDS encoding tyrosine-protein phosphatase, whose product MIDIHNHILPGLDDGAKTIEDALLLLHLAVEDSVTHLVCTPHIHPGRYNNTLSVISKAFGEFCRLPEVKRLPIKLAMAAEVRLSDEILLLHRQNQLPYIGEWRGSKVLLLELPHDRLPMGLISLMNWMKQQGITPLIAHPERNRELMRRPEMAIQLSEQGALFQATAASTTGQFGDNAKTLSHWLLERNLVDFVASDAHHPVNRPSSMMNAYEVLSTTYGHSVAETLCRENPALLTHTLFNG is encoded by the coding sequence ATGATCGATATACATAATCATATTTTGCCCGGTCTGGATGATGGAGCTAAAACCATCGAAGACGCTCTATTGCTATTGCATCTTGCAGTGGAAGATTCCGTTACCCATTTAGTATGCACTCCTCATATTCATCCGGGTCGTTATAACAATACTTTGTCGGTTATTTCCAAAGCATTTGGTGAGTTTTGTCGTCTTCCTGAAGTCAAACGTCTGCCCATTAAGCTGGCAATGGCGGCTGAGGTGAGATTGTCGGATGAAATTCTATTGCTGCATCGGCAAAATCAATTGCCCTATATTGGTGAATGGCGAGGGTCAAAGGTTTTGTTGTTGGAGCTTCCCCATGATCGATTACCAATGGGACTGATCAGTTTGATGAACTGGATGAAGCAACAAGGCATAACACCATTAATTGCTCATCCGGAGCGTAATCGGGAACTGATGCGGCGGCCTGAAATGGCCATTCAGTTGTCTGAACAAGGAGCGCTGTTTCAGGCCACAGCCGCATCGACCACCGGACAATTCGGTGATAATGCGAAAACTTTATCGCACTGGTTGTTAGAGAGAAATTTAGTCGATTTTGTTGCCTCGGACGCGCACCACCCGGTTAATCGCCCTTCTTCGATGATGAACGCATACGAGGTTTTATCTACAACGTATGGACATTCTGTTGCCGAAACCTTGTGTCGTGAGAATCCGGCTTTGCTAACTCATACTTTATTTAATGGATAA